The proteins below come from a single Streptomyces sp. NBC_01276 genomic window:
- a CDS encoding MarR family winged helix-turn-helix transcriptional regulator: MLLSRHQVLARRERDPERLERSAYLLLSRIDTQGPMSIGQLAEAFGLDTSTVNRQTAALLRCGLAERVADPHGGMARKLRITAEGGRRLAADREVNQSCLARVVAGWSPEEVQELEDVLVRLNRSAEALEGRYWPRTEEDDTRAACHPPVPRESATPA, encoded by the coding sequence ATGCTGCTCTCGCGGCACCAGGTGCTCGCCCGGCGCGAGCGCGACCCCGAACGTCTGGAGCGGTCGGCGTACCTGCTGCTCAGCCGCATCGACACCCAGGGCCCCATGTCCATCGGACAGTTGGCGGAGGCCTTCGGGCTCGACACCTCGACCGTGAACCGCCAGACGGCCGCACTGCTGCGCTGCGGACTGGCCGAGCGCGTCGCGGACCCGCACGGCGGCATGGCCCGCAAGCTGCGCATCACCGCCGAGGGCGGGCGCCGCCTCGCCGCAGACCGTGAGGTCAACCAGTCCTGCCTGGCCCGGGTGGTCGCCGGCTGGTCCCCCGAGGAGGTCCAGGAACTGGAGGACGTCCTGGTCCGGCTGAACCGCAGCGCCGAGGCCCTCGAAGGACGCTACTGGCCGCGCACGGAGGAAGACGACACCCGCGCCGCCTGCCATCCGCCGGTCCCGCGGGAATCCGCGACGCCCGCGTAG